The Syngnathus typhle isolate RoL2023-S1 ecotype Sweden linkage group LG1, RoL_Styp_1.0, whole genome shotgun sequence genome includes a window with the following:
- the LOC133163741 gene encoding sodium/calcium exchanger 1-like isoform X1 yields MPPPTSYPSSFCLCLCAASLVLLSCAGCVHAHSPEKNCSAGGDPCQDGVLLPVWNPQNPSVGDKVARAIVYFVALVYMFLGMSIIADRFMSSIEVITSQEKEITIKKPNGETTTATVRIWNETVSNLTLMALGSSAPEILLSVIEVCGHNFSAGALGPSTIVGSAAFNMFVIIALCVYVVPDGETRRIKHLRVFFVTAAWSIFAYIWLYLILSVFSPGEVEIWEAVLTFLFFPLCVVQAWVADRRLLLYKYTRKRYRADKHRGVIIETEAGPDVGGTLGQGGFTKMDMLELDGQMALNCHGALDGGLMEEGVAKDEEDEARRDMARTLKELKQRHPDKDMEQLIEMANYQVLMQQQKSRAFYRIQATRMMIGAGNILKKHAADQARKVVSSHETQAQEDDPHTVRLEFQPALYQCFENCGSLKLTVSRHGGDAGLTVKVDYRTEDGTANAGSDYEFAEGTLLFKPGETLKEITVGVIDDDIFEEDEYFYVHLSNPRLVGYPEISTSPLDAGSAPKAVLGDNHTATVTIYDDDHAGIFTFESSSQRVSESVGVMEVKVLRTSGARGLVAVPYRTLDGTARAGEDYEPAAGKLEFQNDETMKIIEVRIIDDEEYEKNKSFTVELGEPLLLEIGQKHGDSNENKPAEEDEVAKMGCPSLGEHTQVHVVIEESYEFKRAVDVLLEKRAQVNTVDKLIKKTNLALVVGSSSWREQFVSAVTVSAGDDDDDESSEERLPSCFDYIMHFLTVFWKVLFAFVPPTEYWNGWACFIVSISLIGVLTAFTGDLASHFGCTIGLKDSVTAVVFVALGTSVPDTFASKVAAIQDQYADASIGNVTGSNAVNVFLGIGVAWTIAAVAWRVRGKTFLVDPGNLAFSVTLFTIMASVCVATLLYRRRPTAAGGELGGPRTCKFLTSLFFVSLWLVYILLASLEAYCHLPTL; encoded by the exons ATGCCCCCGCCCACGTCCTACCCGTCCTCCTTCTGTCTTTGCTTGTGCGCCGCTTCGCTTGTGCTCCTGTCCTGCGCCGGATGCGTCCATGCCCATTCACCTGAGAAGAACTGCTCCGCCGGGGGGGACCCATGTCAGGATG GCGTGCTGCTGCCTGTGTGGAACCCCCAGAACCCGTCGGTGGGTGACAAAGTGGCTCGGGCGATTGTGTACTTCGTAGCGCTCGTCTACATGTTCCTGGGCATGAGCATCATTGCGGACCGATTCATGTCCTCCATAGAG GTTATAACATCACAGGAAAAGGAAATAACCATCAAGAAGCCCAACGGCGAGACCACCACTGCCACAGTCAGGATTTGGAACGAGACCGTTTCCAATCTCACCCTCATGGCCTTAGGCTCCAGCGCCCCTGAGATCTTGCTGTCTGTCATCGAG GTGTGCGGTCACAATTTCTCTGCGGGTGCTCTGGGCCCGAGCACCATCGTGGGCAGCGCCGCCTTCAACATGTTCGTGATCATCGCGTTGTGCGTCTACGTGGTGCCCGACGGCGAGACGCGCAGGATCAAGCACCTGCGCGTATTTTTCGTCACGGCCGCCTGGAGCATCTTCGCCTACATTTGGTTGTACCTCATCCTCAGCGTCTTCTCTCCCGGCGAGGTGGAG atatgGGAGGCGGTGCTGACCTTCCTTTTCTTCCCGCTATGCGTGGTCCAAGCCTGGGTGGCTGACCGTCGCCTCCTCTTGTACAAGTACACCCGCAAGCGTTACCGCGCTGACAAGCATCGAGGCGTCATTATCGAGACGGAAGCGGGGCCGGACGTGGGCGGGACGCTTGGCCAGGGCGGCTTTACCAAAATGGACATGCTGGAGCTGGACGGTCAGATGGCGCTCAACTGCCACGGCGCCCTGGACGGCGGACTGATGGAAGAAGGCGTAGCCaaggacgaggaggacgaggccCGGCGGGACATGGCCAGAACGCTGAAAGAGCTCAAGCAGCGGCACCCCGATAAAGATATGGAGCAGCTCATTGAGATGGCCAACTATCAG GTTCTGATGCAGCAGCAGAAGAGCCGAGCGTTCTACCGTATCCAAGCCACTCGAATGATGATCGGAGCCGGAAACATCCTCAAGAAGCACGCCGCCGATCAGGCTCGCAAG GTAGTGAGCAGCCACGAGACCCAGGCCCAAGAAGACGACCCGCATACTGTCCGGCTAGAGTTTCAGCCCGCGTTGTACCAGTGTTTTGAGAACTGCGGCTCCCTTAAGCTGACCGTCTCCAGACATGGAGGAGACGCTGGACTCACTGTCAAG GTGGACTACCGCACCGAGGACGGCACAGCCAACGCCGGCTCAGACTACGAGTTTGCTGAGGGAACGCTTCTGTTCAAGCCCGGCGAGACCCTCAAAG AGATCACGGTGGGGGTGATCGATGACGACATTTTCGAGGAGGACGAGTACTTCTACGTGCACCTGAGCAACCCGCGATTGGTGGGCTACCCCGAGATTAGCACCTCCCCCCTTGACGCCGGCTCCGCCCCCAAAGCTGTGCTGGGTGACAACCACACGGCTACAGTGACCATTTATGATGACGACCACGCCG GTATCTTCACCTTCGAGAGCAGCAGTCAGCGAGTGAGCGAGAGCGTGGGCGTAATGGAAGTGAAGGTGCTGCGGACGTCGGGCGCTCGAGGGCTGGTGGCCGTCCCCTACCGCACGCTGGACGGCACGGCCAGGGCGGGAGAGGACTACGAGCCGGCGGCGGGCAAGTTGGAATTTCAAAACGACGAGACCAT GAAGATCATCGAGGTGAGGATCATTGATGACGAGGAGTACGAGAAGAACAAGAGCTTCACCGTCGAGCTGGGCGAGCCGCTTCTCTTGGAGATCGGACAGAAGCACG gaGACTCCAATGAGAACAAACCGGCGGAGGAGGACGAGGTGGCCAAGATGGGCTGCCCCAGCCTGGGCGAGCACACGCAAGTGCACGTCGTCATCGAGGAGTCCTACGAGTTTAAG agAGCTGTGGATGTGCTTTTGGAGAAGCGTGCCCAGGTT aaTACAGTAGACAAGCTGATCAAGAAGACAAATCTTGCCTTGGTGGTGGGAAGCAGCAGCTGGAGGGAGCAGTTTGTTAGTGCGGTCACTGTCAGtgcag gagacgacgacgacgacgagagCAGCGAGGAGCGCCTGCCGTCGTGCTTCGACTACATCATGCACTTCCTGACCGTCTTCTGGAAGGTTCTGTTCGCCTTTGTCCCGCCCACTGAATACTGGAACGGCTGGGCCTGCTTCATCGTGTCCATCTCGTTGATTGGCGTGCTGACGGCCTTCACCGGCGACCTGGCGTCGCACTTTGGCTGCACCATCGGCCTGAAGGACTCGGTGACGGCTGTGGTCTTCGTGGCGTTGGGCACCTCGGTGCCAG ACACGTTCGCCAGCAAGGTGGCGGCCATCCAGGACCAGTACGCCGACGCGTCCATCGGCAACGTGACGGGCTCCAACGCCGTCAACGTCTTCCTGGGCATCGGCGTGGCCTGGACCATCGCCGCCGTAGCCTGGCGCGTCCGTGGCAAGACCTTCCTCGTGGACCCTGGCAACCTGGCCTTCTCCGTCACCCTCTTCACCATCATGGCGTCGGTGTGCGTCGCCACGCTGCTTTACCGGCGGCGTCCCACCGCCGCCGGCGGCGAGCTGGGCggcccgaggacttgcaagttTCTGACCTCGCTTTTCTTCGTGTCACTCTGGCTAGTTTACATCCTGCTGGCCTCGCTGGAGGCCTACTGCCACCTGCCCACCTTGTAG
- the LOC133163741 gene encoding sodium/calcium exchanger 1-like isoform X2 produces MPPPTSYPSSFCLCLCAASLVLLSCAGCVHAHSPEKNCSAGGDPCQDGVLLPVWNPQNPSVGDKVARAIVYFVALVYMFLGMSIIADRFMSSIEVITSQEKEITIKKPNGETTTATVRIWNETVSNLTLMALGSSAPEILLSVIEVCGHNFSAGALGPSTIVGSAAFNMFVIIALCVYVVPDGETRRIKHLRVFFVTAAWSIFAYIWLYLILSVFSPGEVEIWEAVLTFLFFPLCVVQAWVADRRLLLYKYTRKRYRADKHRGVIIETEAGPDVGGTLGQGGFTKMDMLELDGQMALNCHGALDGGLMEEGVAKDEEDEARRDMARTLKELKQRHPDKDMEQLIEMANYQVLMQQQKSRAFYRIQATRMMIGAGNILKKHAADQARKVVSSHETQAQEDDPHTVRLEFQPALYQCFENCGSLKLTVSRHGGDAGLTVKVDYRTEDGTANAGSDYEFAEGTLLFKPGETLKEITVGVIDDDIFEEDEYFYVHLSNPRLVGYPEISTSPLDAGSAPKAVLGDNHTATVTIYDDDHAGIFTFESSSQRVSESVGVMEVKVLRTSGARGLVAVPYRTLDGTARAGEDYEPAAGKLEFQNDETMKIIEVRIIDDEEYEKNKSFTVELGEPLLLEIGQKHGDSNENKPAEEDEVAKMGCPSLGEHTQVHVVIEESYEFKRAVDVLLEKRAQNTVDKLIKKTNLALVVGSSSWREQFVSAVTVSAGDDDDDESSEERLPSCFDYIMHFLTVFWKVLFAFVPPTEYWNGWACFIVSISLIGVLTAFTGDLASHFGCTIGLKDSVTAVVFVALGTSVPDTFASKVAAIQDQYADASIGNVTGSNAVNVFLGIGVAWTIAAVAWRVRGKTFLVDPGNLAFSVTLFTIMASVCVATLLYRRRPTAAGGELGGPRTCKFLTSLFFVSLWLVYILLASLEAYCHLPTL; encoded by the exons ATGCCCCCGCCCACGTCCTACCCGTCCTCCTTCTGTCTTTGCTTGTGCGCCGCTTCGCTTGTGCTCCTGTCCTGCGCCGGATGCGTCCATGCCCATTCACCTGAGAAGAACTGCTCCGCCGGGGGGGACCCATGTCAGGATG GCGTGCTGCTGCCTGTGTGGAACCCCCAGAACCCGTCGGTGGGTGACAAAGTGGCTCGGGCGATTGTGTACTTCGTAGCGCTCGTCTACATGTTCCTGGGCATGAGCATCATTGCGGACCGATTCATGTCCTCCATAGAG GTTATAACATCACAGGAAAAGGAAATAACCATCAAGAAGCCCAACGGCGAGACCACCACTGCCACAGTCAGGATTTGGAACGAGACCGTTTCCAATCTCACCCTCATGGCCTTAGGCTCCAGCGCCCCTGAGATCTTGCTGTCTGTCATCGAG GTGTGCGGTCACAATTTCTCTGCGGGTGCTCTGGGCCCGAGCACCATCGTGGGCAGCGCCGCCTTCAACATGTTCGTGATCATCGCGTTGTGCGTCTACGTGGTGCCCGACGGCGAGACGCGCAGGATCAAGCACCTGCGCGTATTTTTCGTCACGGCCGCCTGGAGCATCTTCGCCTACATTTGGTTGTACCTCATCCTCAGCGTCTTCTCTCCCGGCGAGGTGGAG atatgGGAGGCGGTGCTGACCTTCCTTTTCTTCCCGCTATGCGTGGTCCAAGCCTGGGTGGCTGACCGTCGCCTCCTCTTGTACAAGTACACCCGCAAGCGTTACCGCGCTGACAAGCATCGAGGCGTCATTATCGAGACGGAAGCGGGGCCGGACGTGGGCGGGACGCTTGGCCAGGGCGGCTTTACCAAAATGGACATGCTGGAGCTGGACGGTCAGATGGCGCTCAACTGCCACGGCGCCCTGGACGGCGGACTGATGGAAGAAGGCGTAGCCaaggacgaggaggacgaggccCGGCGGGACATGGCCAGAACGCTGAAAGAGCTCAAGCAGCGGCACCCCGATAAAGATATGGAGCAGCTCATTGAGATGGCCAACTATCAG GTTCTGATGCAGCAGCAGAAGAGCCGAGCGTTCTACCGTATCCAAGCCACTCGAATGATGATCGGAGCCGGAAACATCCTCAAGAAGCACGCCGCCGATCAGGCTCGCAAG GTAGTGAGCAGCCACGAGACCCAGGCCCAAGAAGACGACCCGCATACTGTCCGGCTAGAGTTTCAGCCCGCGTTGTACCAGTGTTTTGAGAACTGCGGCTCCCTTAAGCTGACCGTCTCCAGACATGGAGGAGACGCTGGACTCACTGTCAAG GTGGACTACCGCACCGAGGACGGCACAGCCAACGCCGGCTCAGACTACGAGTTTGCTGAGGGAACGCTTCTGTTCAAGCCCGGCGAGACCCTCAAAG AGATCACGGTGGGGGTGATCGATGACGACATTTTCGAGGAGGACGAGTACTTCTACGTGCACCTGAGCAACCCGCGATTGGTGGGCTACCCCGAGATTAGCACCTCCCCCCTTGACGCCGGCTCCGCCCCCAAAGCTGTGCTGGGTGACAACCACACGGCTACAGTGACCATTTATGATGACGACCACGCCG GTATCTTCACCTTCGAGAGCAGCAGTCAGCGAGTGAGCGAGAGCGTGGGCGTAATGGAAGTGAAGGTGCTGCGGACGTCGGGCGCTCGAGGGCTGGTGGCCGTCCCCTACCGCACGCTGGACGGCACGGCCAGGGCGGGAGAGGACTACGAGCCGGCGGCGGGCAAGTTGGAATTTCAAAACGACGAGACCAT GAAGATCATCGAGGTGAGGATCATTGATGACGAGGAGTACGAGAAGAACAAGAGCTTCACCGTCGAGCTGGGCGAGCCGCTTCTCTTGGAGATCGGACAGAAGCACG gaGACTCCAATGAGAACAAACCGGCGGAGGAGGACGAGGTGGCCAAGATGGGCTGCCCCAGCCTGGGCGAGCACACGCAAGTGCACGTCGTCATCGAGGAGTCCTACGAGTTTAAG agAGCTGTGGATGTGCTTTTGGAGAAGCGTGCCCAG aaTACAGTAGACAAGCTGATCAAGAAGACAAATCTTGCCTTGGTGGTGGGAAGCAGCAGCTGGAGGGAGCAGTTTGTTAGTGCGGTCACTGTCAGtgcag gagacgacgacgacgacgagagCAGCGAGGAGCGCCTGCCGTCGTGCTTCGACTACATCATGCACTTCCTGACCGTCTTCTGGAAGGTTCTGTTCGCCTTTGTCCCGCCCACTGAATACTGGAACGGCTGGGCCTGCTTCATCGTGTCCATCTCGTTGATTGGCGTGCTGACGGCCTTCACCGGCGACCTGGCGTCGCACTTTGGCTGCACCATCGGCCTGAAGGACTCGGTGACGGCTGTGGTCTTCGTGGCGTTGGGCACCTCGGTGCCAG ACACGTTCGCCAGCAAGGTGGCGGCCATCCAGGACCAGTACGCCGACGCGTCCATCGGCAACGTGACGGGCTCCAACGCCGTCAACGTCTTCCTGGGCATCGGCGTGGCCTGGACCATCGCCGCCGTAGCCTGGCGCGTCCGTGGCAAGACCTTCCTCGTGGACCCTGGCAACCTGGCCTTCTCCGTCACCCTCTTCACCATCATGGCGTCGGTGTGCGTCGCCACGCTGCTTTACCGGCGGCGTCCCACCGCCGCCGGCGGCGAGCTGGGCggcccgaggacttgcaagttTCTGACCTCGCTTTTCTTCGTGTCACTCTGGCTAGTTTACATCCTGCTGGCCTCGCTGGAGGCCTACTGCCACCTGCCCACCTTGTAG
- the LOC133163741 gene encoding sodium/calcium exchanger 1-like isoform X3, producing MPPPTSYPSSFCLCLCAASLVLLSCAGCVHAHSPEKNCSAGGDPCQDGVLLPVWNPQNPSVGDKVARAIVYFVALVYMFLGMSIIADRFMSSIEVITSQEKEITIKKPNGETTTATVRIWNETVSNLTLMALGSSAPEILLSVIEVCGHNFSAGALGPSTIVGSAAFNMFVIIALCVYVVPDGETRRIKHLRVFFVTAAWSIFAYIWLYLILSVFSPGEVEIWEAVLTFLFFPLCVVQAWVADRRLLLYKYTRKRYRADKHRGVIIETEAGPDVGGTLGQGGFTKMDMLELDGQMALNCHGALDGGLMEEGVAKDEEDEARRDMARTLKELKQRHPDKDMEQLIEMANYQVLMQQQKSRAFYRIQATRMMIGAGNILKKHAADQARKVVSSHETQAQEDDPHTVRLEFQPALYQCFENCGSLKLTVSRHGGDAGLTVKVDYRTEDGTANAGSDYEFAEGTLLFKPGETLKEITVGVIDDDIFEEDEYFYVHLSNPRLVGYPEISTSPLDAGSAPKAVLGDNHTATVTIYDDDHAGIFTFESSSQRVSESVGVMEVKVLRTSGARGLVAVPYRTLDGTARAGEDYEPAAGKLEFQNDETMKIIEVRIIDDEEYEKNKSFTVELGEPLLLEIGQKHGDSNENKPAEEDEVAKMGCPSLGEHTQVHVVIEESYEFKNTVDKLIKKTNLALVVGSSSWREQFVSAVTVSAGDDDDDESSEERLPSCFDYIMHFLTVFWKVLFAFVPPTEYWNGWACFIVSISLIGVLTAFTGDLASHFGCTIGLKDSVTAVVFVALGTSVPDTFASKVAAIQDQYADASIGNVTGSNAVNVFLGIGVAWTIAAVAWRVRGKTFLVDPGNLAFSVTLFTIMASVCVATLLYRRRPTAAGGELGGPRTCKFLTSLFFVSLWLVYILLASLEAYCHLPTL from the exons ATGCCCCCGCCCACGTCCTACCCGTCCTCCTTCTGTCTTTGCTTGTGCGCCGCTTCGCTTGTGCTCCTGTCCTGCGCCGGATGCGTCCATGCCCATTCACCTGAGAAGAACTGCTCCGCCGGGGGGGACCCATGTCAGGATG GCGTGCTGCTGCCTGTGTGGAACCCCCAGAACCCGTCGGTGGGTGACAAAGTGGCTCGGGCGATTGTGTACTTCGTAGCGCTCGTCTACATGTTCCTGGGCATGAGCATCATTGCGGACCGATTCATGTCCTCCATAGAG GTTATAACATCACAGGAAAAGGAAATAACCATCAAGAAGCCCAACGGCGAGACCACCACTGCCACAGTCAGGATTTGGAACGAGACCGTTTCCAATCTCACCCTCATGGCCTTAGGCTCCAGCGCCCCTGAGATCTTGCTGTCTGTCATCGAG GTGTGCGGTCACAATTTCTCTGCGGGTGCTCTGGGCCCGAGCACCATCGTGGGCAGCGCCGCCTTCAACATGTTCGTGATCATCGCGTTGTGCGTCTACGTGGTGCCCGACGGCGAGACGCGCAGGATCAAGCACCTGCGCGTATTTTTCGTCACGGCCGCCTGGAGCATCTTCGCCTACATTTGGTTGTACCTCATCCTCAGCGTCTTCTCTCCCGGCGAGGTGGAG atatgGGAGGCGGTGCTGACCTTCCTTTTCTTCCCGCTATGCGTGGTCCAAGCCTGGGTGGCTGACCGTCGCCTCCTCTTGTACAAGTACACCCGCAAGCGTTACCGCGCTGACAAGCATCGAGGCGTCATTATCGAGACGGAAGCGGGGCCGGACGTGGGCGGGACGCTTGGCCAGGGCGGCTTTACCAAAATGGACATGCTGGAGCTGGACGGTCAGATGGCGCTCAACTGCCACGGCGCCCTGGACGGCGGACTGATGGAAGAAGGCGTAGCCaaggacgaggaggacgaggccCGGCGGGACATGGCCAGAACGCTGAAAGAGCTCAAGCAGCGGCACCCCGATAAAGATATGGAGCAGCTCATTGAGATGGCCAACTATCAG GTTCTGATGCAGCAGCAGAAGAGCCGAGCGTTCTACCGTATCCAAGCCACTCGAATGATGATCGGAGCCGGAAACATCCTCAAGAAGCACGCCGCCGATCAGGCTCGCAAG GTAGTGAGCAGCCACGAGACCCAGGCCCAAGAAGACGACCCGCATACTGTCCGGCTAGAGTTTCAGCCCGCGTTGTACCAGTGTTTTGAGAACTGCGGCTCCCTTAAGCTGACCGTCTCCAGACATGGAGGAGACGCTGGACTCACTGTCAAG GTGGACTACCGCACCGAGGACGGCACAGCCAACGCCGGCTCAGACTACGAGTTTGCTGAGGGAACGCTTCTGTTCAAGCCCGGCGAGACCCTCAAAG AGATCACGGTGGGGGTGATCGATGACGACATTTTCGAGGAGGACGAGTACTTCTACGTGCACCTGAGCAACCCGCGATTGGTGGGCTACCCCGAGATTAGCACCTCCCCCCTTGACGCCGGCTCCGCCCCCAAAGCTGTGCTGGGTGACAACCACACGGCTACAGTGACCATTTATGATGACGACCACGCCG GTATCTTCACCTTCGAGAGCAGCAGTCAGCGAGTGAGCGAGAGCGTGGGCGTAATGGAAGTGAAGGTGCTGCGGACGTCGGGCGCTCGAGGGCTGGTGGCCGTCCCCTACCGCACGCTGGACGGCACGGCCAGGGCGGGAGAGGACTACGAGCCGGCGGCGGGCAAGTTGGAATTTCAAAACGACGAGACCAT GAAGATCATCGAGGTGAGGATCATTGATGACGAGGAGTACGAGAAGAACAAGAGCTTCACCGTCGAGCTGGGCGAGCCGCTTCTCTTGGAGATCGGACAGAAGCACG gaGACTCCAATGAGAACAAACCGGCGGAGGAGGACGAGGTGGCCAAGATGGGCTGCCCCAGCCTGGGCGAGCACACGCAAGTGCACGTCGTCATCGAGGAGTCCTACGAGTTTAAG aaTACAGTAGACAAGCTGATCAAGAAGACAAATCTTGCCTTGGTGGTGGGAAGCAGCAGCTGGAGGGAGCAGTTTGTTAGTGCGGTCACTGTCAGtgcag gagacgacgacgacgacgagagCAGCGAGGAGCGCCTGCCGTCGTGCTTCGACTACATCATGCACTTCCTGACCGTCTTCTGGAAGGTTCTGTTCGCCTTTGTCCCGCCCACTGAATACTGGAACGGCTGGGCCTGCTTCATCGTGTCCATCTCGTTGATTGGCGTGCTGACGGCCTTCACCGGCGACCTGGCGTCGCACTTTGGCTGCACCATCGGCCTGAAGGACTCGGTGACGGCTGTGGTCTTCGTGGCGTTGGGCACCTCGGTGCCAG ACACGTTCGCCAGCAAGGTGGCGGCCATCCAGGACCAGTACGCCGACGCGTCCATCGGCAACGTGACGGGCTCCAACGCCGTCAACGTCTTCCTGGGCATCGGCGTGGCCTGGACCATCGCCGCCGTAGCCTGGCGCGTCCGTGGCAAGACCTTCCTCGTGGACCCTGGCAACCTGGCCTTCTCCGTCACCCTCTTCACCATCATGGCGTCGGTGTGCGTCGCCACGCTGCTTTACCGGCGGCGTCCCACCGCCGCCGGCGGCGAGCTGGGCggcccgaggacttgcaagttTCTGACCTCGCTTTTCTTCGTGTCACTCTGGCTAGTTTACATCCTGCTGGCCTCGCTGGAGGCCTACTGCCACCTGCCCACCTTGTAG